One genomic segment of Hemiscyllium ocellatum isolate sHemOce1 chromosome 49, sHemOce1.pat.X.cur, whole genome shotgun sequence includes these proteins:
- the LOC132837199 gene encoding histone H2B type 1-M-like, translating to MAEEKKGQVAKKGAKKAVKRAPAKGGRRRKRSRKESYSIYIYKVMKQVHPDTGISSKAMNIMNSFVKDIFERIAGEASRLAHYNKRSTISSREIQTAVRLLLPGELAKHAVSEGTKAVTKYTSSK from the coding sequence ATGGCTGAGGAAAAGAAGGGTCAAGTTGCCAAGAAGGGCGCGAAGAAAGCGGTGAAGAGGGCGCCAGCGAAGGGCGGCAGGAGGAGGAAGCGGTCCAGGAAAGAAAGTTACTCCATCTACATCTACAAAGTGATGAAGCAGGTTCACcccgacaccggcatctcctccAAGGCCATGAACATCATGAACTCGTTCGTCAAAGATATTTTCGAGCGGATCGCGGGGGAGGCTTCCCGCCTGGCCCATTACAACAAGCGCAGCACCATCAGCTCCCGGGAGATCCAGACCGCCGTGCGGCTGCTGCTGCCCGGGGAGCTGGCCAAGCACGCCGTGTCGGAGGGCACAAAGGCGGTGACCAAGTACACCAGCTCCAAGTGA